From the Streptomyces sp. NBC_00654 genome, the window GTCCGGGTAGCAGAACGTGGTCCGCGCCGCTGTCCCAACGGTCAGCCGGAAGTGCGCCGAGCCGAACCGCGGTGCCGCGCCGTACGACGTGTGCCGGAAGTTCAGGGCTCCGTACACGGGCCGGTCATGTGCGGGCGCGTCGTCGTACGCTCCGTCGAAGATCCGGCTCTCCCAGCGCCATCGGTCCCCACCGGGGTGGGCGGTCAGGCCCCCGTTGCTCGTGCCCGTGACGAACTGCGAGCGGTAGGTCCCGTCCTCGGCCAGAGCGCCCAGGATCGGCCTGCCCCGTATCGAACGGTCCGGGTGGAAATTGAGGGTCACCCGGAGCGCCGGGTCGAGAGGAGGGCCCGACGAGAGCTGCCCGACATGGCGAAGGGCCCTTTCCTGCCGTGTTCTGGGGGCTTCGGTCCTGGGGGCTTCCGTCCTGGGGGCTTCGGCGCTCATCCGCGCAGTATCCCCCCACCGGTCAAACGGTTCACTTGAGTTCAGCCTGCCTGGGGCCGTTCGCGGACGGAGAGAAAATCCGTGCCGCGACGATCACCGGGCTGAAACGATGGGGGGGTAGTGCCGCCGGCACGGTCCCTGTGCGGTCCGTCCCTGTGCGTTCCGCCCTTCTGCCTCCCGTCCCCGCCTCCCCCGATCCGCCGACGTACGACCCGAAAGCGACACGTATGAGCCCCGCGCCCGCCGATCCCACCGTCCTCCACCCGATGCCCGGTCAGCCACGGGTGGTGCGGCTGAAGCCGCTGGTGACCTCTCCACTGATCGAGGTCGGGGAGTACTCGTACTACGACGACCCCGAGCACGCCACGGAGTTCGAGACCCGCAATGTGCTGTACCACTACGGGCCCGAGCGGCTCGTCATCGGGAAGTTCTGTGCCCTGGGCACGGGGGTGCGCTTCATCATGAACGGCGCCAACCACCGTATGGACGGCCCGTCCACCTTCCCCTTCCCCTCCATGGACAGCGCCTGGTCCGAGCACATGGACCTGCTGACCGGCCTGCCCGGACGGGGCGACACCGTAGTGGGCAACGACGTCTGGTTCGGATACGGGGCCACGGTGATGCCCGGTGTCCGCATCGGGCACGGCTCGATCATCGGCTCGCGGGCGGTCGTCGTCTCGGACGTACCGGACTACGGAATCGTCGGCGGGAACCCTGCGAAGCTGATCCGGACCCGGTACGAGGAGAGGGACGTCGCGCGCCTGCTGGCGGTCGCCTGGTGGGACTGGCCCACCGAACACCTCACCCAGCACATCCGCACCGTCATGTCCGGCACCCTCGACGAACTGGAGGCCGCGGCGCCCGGCGCGTGAGCGGCACCCCCGGACAACGGGGCGCCCGGCGATGGCCGGGCGCCGCATCCGCATCCCACTGGCACGCTCCGCGAGCCGGCGCCGCGGCATCACCTTCCAGCGCACCAAGACATGGAAGGAGTCACC encodes:
- a CDS encoding CatB-related O-acetyltransferase, translating into MSPAPADPTVLHPMPGQPRVVRLKPLVTSPLIEVGEYSYYDDPEHATEFETRNVLYHYGPERLVIGKFCALGTGVRFIMNGANHRMDGPSTFPFPSMDSAWSEHMDLLTGLPGRGDTVVGNDVWFGYGATVMPGVRIGHGSIIGSRAVVVSDVPDYGIVGGNPAKLIRTRYEERDVARLLAVAWWDWPTEHLTQHIRTVMSGTLDELEAAAPGA